Proteins co-encoded in one Armatimonadota bacterium genomic window:
- a CDS encoding ABC transporter ATP-binding protein: MIEIVDLRKRFGATLALDGVTASVGTGEFVVLLGPNGAGKTTLLRCVLGLLTFEGTVRIGGVDVARWGRAARRVVGYVPQRPAFPPDLTCAQVLDLFARLRGQRGGDASWLARVGLDDQARTPVRALSGGMRQRLALAVALQAAPAVVLFDEPAAHLDATARRTLHDVLRELVAAGRTVILSTHLAAESLKPATRALVLARGRLVYDGPPQGLGSAVVQRIVFTLNGSGRDDLLAVLAGMPEVTASAAGAAVVALAPAGRAFDVLAAVAAAGIRPAAVHVDEPAVDTGLAAGGWAPDGTRAPARGEGP, from the coding sequence ATGATCGAGATCGTCGACCTCCGCAAGCGGTTCGGGGCCACGCTGGCCCTCGATGGGGTCACCGCGTCGGTCGGGACCGGCGAGTTCGTGGTGCTGCTGGGCCCCAACGGTGCGGGAAAGACCACGCTGCTGCGCTGCGTGCTCGGCCTGTTGACCTTCGAGGGCACGGTGCGGATCGGCGGGGTGGACGTGGCCCGATGGGGCCGCGCCGCGCGCCGGGTGGTCGGCTACGTGCCCCAGCGCCCGGCGTTCCCGCCGGACCTGACCTGCGCCCAGGTCCTGGACCTCTTCGCGCGGCTGCGCGGGCAGCGTGGCGGCGATGCGTCCTGGCTCGCCCGCGTCGGCCTCGACGACCAGGCGCGCACGCCGGTGCGTGCGCTCTCGGGCGGCATGCGGCAGCGCCTGGCCCTGGCGGTGGCGCTGCAGGCCGCACCGGCCGTGGTGCTGTTCGACGAACCGGCCGCGCACCTGGACGCCACCGCGCGGCGCACCCTGCACGACGTGCTGCGCGAGCTGGTGGCCGCCGGCCGGACGGTGATCCTCTCAACGCACCTGGCCGCGGAATCGCTCAAGCCCGCCACCCGGGCGCTGGTGCTGGCGCGTGGACGGCTGGTCTACGACGGCCCGCCGCAGGGCCTGGGGAGCGCCGTCGTGCAGCGCATCGTGTTCACGCTGAACGGCAGCGGACGCGACGATCTGCTAGCGGTTCTGGCGGGCATGCCCGAGGTCACCGCCAGCGCAGCAGGCGCCGCGGTGGTGGCGCTGGCACCCGCGGGACGCGCCTTCGATGTGCTGGCCGCGGTGGCGGCGGCAGGCATCAGGCCGGCGGCGGTCCACGTGGACGAGCCCGCGGTGGACACCGGGCTGGCGGCAGGCGGGTGGGCTCCGGACGGGACACGGGCGCCGGCCCGGGGGGAGGGACCGTGA
- a CDS encoding ABC transporter permease subunit: MTATRALIAHELGDALRSRWLLAYAVLFGGLALGLSLVGLRNVGAVGLEGYGRTTASLINLCLLLVPLVALLLGSGSVAADRESGVLEVLAAQPVSRTELVLSRFAGALAAIAAATSLGFGIAGVLIGLATGAAGGLRYLAFVGIALALAAVYLALGLVISVIARNRTRATAAALALWFASVVAFDLLLIGAGAFALAGVRGLAAALLLNPVEVARLLALLILDPTLEVLGPVGGFLVTRLGTGGTSVLLLGALAAWLAGPLAVATALFAEADIP; encoded by the coding sequence GTGACGGCCACGCGCGCGCTGATCGCCCACGAGCTCGGCGACGCCCTGCGCAGCCGCTGGTTGCTGGCCTACGCCGTACTGTTTGGGGGGCTGGCGCTCGGCCTGTCCCTGGTGGGGCTGCGGAACGTGGGCGCGGTGGGCCTGGAGGGCTACGGCCGCACCACCGCCAGCCTGATCAACCTGTGCCTGCTGCTGGTACCGCTGGTGGCCCTGCTGCTCGGGAGCGGCAGCGTGGCCGCCGACCGCGAGAGCGGGGTGCTGGAGGTGCTGGCGGCCCAACCCGTGAGCCGGACCGAGCTGGTGCTGTCCCGGTTCGCCGGCGCGCTGGCCGCAATTGCGGCCGCCACCTCGCTGGGCTTCGGCATCGCGGGGGTGCTCATCGGGCTCGCCACCGGTGCCGCCGGGGGGCTGCGCTACCTGGCCTTCGTCGGGATCGCCCTGGCCCTGGCCGCGGTCTACCTCGCGCTCGGGCTCGTGATCTCCGTGATCGCGCGCAACCGCACGCGGGCAACGGCCGCAGCCCTGGCGCTGTGGTTTGCGAGCGTGGTGGCGTTCGACCTGCTGCTGATCGGCGCCGGGGCATTCGCGCTGGCCGGCGTTCGGGGTCTGGCTGCTGCCCTGCTGCTGAACCCCGTCGAGGTCGCGCGCCTGCTGGCCTTGTTGATCCTCGACCCGACGCTGGAGGTGCTCGGGCCGGTCGGTGGGTTCCTGGTGACGCGACTGGGCACGGGAGGCACGAGCGTGCTCCTGCTGGGCGCCCTGGCGGCCTGGCTCGCCGGACCGCTGGCCGTAGCGACGGCGCTCTTCGCCGAGGCAGACATTCCATGA